Proteins from one Triticum aestivum cultivar Chinese Spring chromosome 7A, IWGSC CS RefSeq v2.1, whole genome shotgun sequence genomic window:
- the LOC123149853 gene encoding uncharacterized protein: protein MDPPPPPPASIPVPDDLLEEIFVRLPTPDAVARASAACTSFRSVIKGRSFRRRFRAMHGPPLLGFMDAAGFHPAQAPHPSAPLAGALAPCAADFSFVPAVVSSASYVRPAVQEDDGEGPRWRPCDVRDGRVLLDWISFYPRSVHMWSYCEGCARREVSILMDSREPVNLNICARPTWTKRERCNAADFHLAVCDPLSIRYVLLPTIPEDLASQPQDLLQEFQPVLAPCTGDDSEEVPFKVICIARYQTKLVLFVFPSTARQWSMVESPIFPSLEHMSCLYDMSSFDYVRGSFYWTDRHDWSEHLMVLDTRTLRFSTVDLLTGYHMELRSLPGQSFDDRRPNAVVLGREGALEMFSLVCQHGAFALYHTSLQNNSQEWKLEKIIQLPGQYRDYSISTIGAAEGFLFFRGALGGLGSIENVDCYSMEVKTYGITKVCTKTEKFLNRRSALPYFSFPPLLSEPTI, encoded by the coding sequence AtggacccgccgccgccgccgccggcctccatcCCCGTCCCCGACGACCTCCTGGAGGAGATCTTCGTCCGCTTGCCCACCCCGGACGCGGtcgcccgcgcctccgccgcctgcACCTCCTTCCGCAGCGTCATCAAAGGCCGCTCTTTCCGCCGCCGCTTCCGCGCGATGCACGGGCCTCCCCTCCTCGGCTTCATGGACGCGGCAGGATTCCACCCGGCCCAGGCGCCGCACCCCTCCGCCCCGCTAGCTGGAGCCCTCGCCCCCTGCGCCGCCGATTTCTCCTTCGTCCCGGCAGTCGTTTCTTCTGCCTCCTACGTCCGGCCCGCCGTCCAAGAAGACGACGGGGAAGGCCCCCGCTGGCGCCCCTGCGACGTCCGCGACGGCCGCGTGCTCCTCGATTGGATCTCCTTCTACCCCCGTTCCGTCCACATGTGGAGCTACTGCGAAGGCTGTGCCCGCCGTGAGGTAAGCATCCTCATGGACTCCAGGGAGCCCGTTAACCTCAACATCTGTGCCCGCCCGACGTGGACCAAACGGGAGCGCTGCAACGCTGCCGACTTCCACCTCGCCGTCTGTGACCCCCTGTCCATCAGATACGTGCTGCTTCCAACCATACCCGAGGACCTCGCCTCCCAGCCACAGGATCTCCTTCAGGAATTCCAGCCTGTGCTTGCTCCCTGCACCGGCGACGACAGCGAGGAAGTGCCCTTCAAGGTGATATGCATAGCAAGATACCAAACGAAGCTCGTCCTCTTTGTATTCCCATCCACAGCTAGGCAATGGTCTATGGTCGAGTCCCCCATTTTCCCTTCTTTGGAGCACATGTCTTGTTTGTACGACATGTCCTCTTTTGACTATGTGCGCGGCTCTTTCTACTGGACAGATCGTCATGATTGGAGTGAACATTTGATGGTGCTGGACACGCGCACTTTGAGGTTTTCCACTGTTGACCTTCTCACCGGTTACCATATGGAGCTCAGAAGTCTGCCTGGCCAGAGCTTTGATGATCGTCGCCCAAATGCTGTTGTTCTGGGCCGAGAAGGAGCCCTTGAGATGTTTTCTCTTGTCTGTCAACACGGGGCCTTTGCTCTCTACCATACCTCTCTGCAGAATAATTCACAGGAATGGAAGCTAGAGAAGATTATACAGCTGCCTGGGCAGTATCGTGACTATTCCATCTCCACAATTGGTGCAGCCGAGGGATTCTTGTTCTTCCGGGGCGCTCTAGGAGGTCTGGGCAGTATTGAGAATGTGGATTGTTACTCAATGGAGGTCAAGACATATGGAATTACCAAAGTCTGTACAAAGACGGAGAAGTTCCTCAATCGCAGATCTGCTCTCCCATACTTTAGCTTCCCACCACTGTTATCGGAACCAACTATCTGA